A genomic region of Corallococcus soli contains the following coding sequences:
- a CDS encoding SpoIID/LytB domain-containing protein has protein sequence MLQRVALLLLLLASSRAFAVETMRIAMDDPGNEVRVSGRGLGFGPDAEDGTFVAIGAGQATVRRRSGRLEVNGAPVLGDAVRFRGGLAALDAGGPGNEPLKAGSSQVRGDVVVRLFRDSLQLINVIPLEDYLAAVLGSEMPVSFPLEALKAQAVAARTYALQKKLDAYGAAFHMGSSVLHQVYGGVNREDVKTRAAVEATRGEVLTYDLAPIEAYFHASCGGHTESGQDALGRNLPYLKPVDCPCGKLPASRWSATLSEGELRKALKSSPDGMRVTGRTATRRVTRVTLADGSSVDGVQFRRRLGYTRLKSLDFEVEASSKGYLFTGRGYGHGAGLCQWGAKALADKGKGYREILSHYYPGAEFQQLY, from the coding sequence ATGTTGCAACGTGTGGCACTGCTGCTGCTCCTGCTCGCCTCGTCGCGGGCGTTCGCCGTGGAGACGATGCGCATTGCCATGGATGACCCCGGGAACGAGGTCCGCGTGAGCGGTCGCGGCCTTGGCTTCGGACCCGATGCGGAGGATGGGACCTTCGTGGCCATTGGCGCGGGACAGGCCACCGTGCGCCGTCGGAGCGGGCGGCTGGAGGTCAATGGGGCCCCCGTGCTGGGTGACGCCGTCCGCTTTCGCGGGGGACTGGCCGCCCTGGACGCGGGCGGACCTGGCAACGAGCCCCTCAAGGCCGGCAGCTCGCAGGTGCGCGGCGACGTCGTCGTCCGCCTCTTCCGCGACAGCCTCCAGCTCATCAACGTCATCCCCCTGGAGGACTACCTGGCGGCGGTGCTCGGCAGCGAGATGCCGGTGTCCTTCCCCCTGGAGGCCCTCAAGGCCCAGGCCGTCGCGGCTCGCACCTACGCGTTGCAGAAGAAGCTGGATGCGTACGGCGCCGCCTTCCACATGGGCAGCAGCGTGCTCCATCAGGTGTACGGCGGCGTCAATCGCGAGGACGTCAAGACGCGCGCCGCGGTCGAGGCCACCCGCGGGGAGGTGCTGACGTACGACCTGGCCCCCATCGAGGCGTACTTCCACGCCTCCTGCGGCGGCCACACCGAATCCGGCCAGGACGCGCTCGGACGGAACCTGCCCTACCTCAAGCCCGTCGACTGCCCGTGCGGCAAGCTGCCCGCCAGCCGCTGGTCCGCGACCCTCTCCGAGGGCGAGCTGCGCAAGGCCCTGAAGTCCTCTCCCGACGGCATGCGCGTCACCGGCCGCACCGCCACGCGCCGGGTCACGCGCGTGACGCTCGCGGATGGCTCCTCCGTGGACGGCGTGCAGTTCCGGCGCAGGCTGGGCTACACGCGGCTCAAGAGCCTGGACTTCGAGGTGGAGGCCTCCAGCAAGGGCTACTTGTTCACCGGGCGCGGCTACGGCCACGGCGCGGGCCTCTGCCAGTGGGGCGCCAAGGCGCTCGCCGACAAGGGCAAGGGGTATCGGGAGATCCTCTCGCACTACTACCCGGGCGCCGAGTTCCAGCAGCTCTACTGA
- a CDS encoding KamA family radical SAM protein codes for MNTTSTRGKPDAGPAQQPFTYPLRKEFVEPDWRRIPGFKDVTQAEWESSVWQRKHTVKNLRELKATLGSLLPDDLAMSMELDQKERATMSILVPPQMLNTMSLEDLWQDPVRRYMLPALADRRTDWANHPRASRDSLHEADMWVVEGLTHRYPTKVLAEMLPTCPQYCGHCTRMDLVGNDVPQVAKHKFATGQKERYEQMLDYLRRTPTVRDVVVSGGDIANLPIQALEPFVSALMDIPNIRDIRLASKGLMALPQHFLQDSVLQGLDRLAKKAVERGVDLALHTHVNHAQQLTPLVGKAVRKLLDMGFRDVRNQGVLLRGVNDSSKALLDLCFTLLDHAKILPYYFYMCDMIPNSEHWRLSVAQAQKLQHDIMGYMPGFATPRIVCDVPFVGKRWIHQVAEYDRERGISYWTKNYRTSVEANDAEALERKYEYYDPIDTLPESGQAWWREQPKAA; via the coding sequence ATGAACACGACGTCCACTCGAGGCAAGCCCGACGCTGGCCCCGCGCAGCAGCCATTCACCTATCCGCTCCGCAAGGAGTTCGTGGAGCCCGATTGGCGGCGCATCCCGGGCTTCAAGGACGTCACGCAGGCGGAGTGGGAAAGCTCTGTCTGGCAGCGCAAGCACACCGTGAAGAACCTGCGGGAGCTGAAGGCGACGCTCGGGTCGCTGCTGCCGGATGACCTGGCGATGAGCATGGAGCTGGACCAGAAGGAGCGGGCGACGATGTCCATCCTCGTCCCTCCCCAGATGCTCAACACCATGAGCCTGGAGGACCTGTGGCAGGACCCCGTCCGCCGGTACATGCTGCCGGCGCTCGCGGATCGCCGCACCGACTGGGCCAACCACCCGCGCGCCAGCCGTGACAGCCTCCACGAGGCGGACATGTGGGTCGTCGAGGGCCTGACGCACCGCTATCCCACCAAGGTGCTGGCGGAGATGCTGCCCACCTGCCCGCAGTACTGCGGCCACTGCACCCGCATGGACCTGGTCGGCAACGACGTGCCCCAGGTGGCCAAGCACAAGTTCGCGACGGGCCAGAAGGAGCGCTACGAGCAGATGCTGGACTACCTGCGCCGCACGCCCACCGTGCGCGACGTGGTGGTGTCCGGCGGCGACATCGCGAACCTGCCCATCCAGGCGCTGGAGCCGTTCGTCAGCGCGCTGATGGACATTCCGAACATCCGGGACATCCGGCTCGCCAGCAAGGGGCTGATGGCCCTACCGCAGCACTTCCTCCAGGACAGCGTCCTGCAGGGGCTGGACCGGCTGGCGAAGAAGGCCGTCGAGCGCGGCGTGGACCTGGCGTTGCACACCCACGTCAACCACGCGCAGCAGCTGACGCCGTTGGTGGGCAAGGCGGTGCGCAAGCTGCTCGACATGGGCTTCCGGGACGTGCGCAATCAGGGCGTGTTGCTGCGCGGCGTGAACGACAGCTCCAAGGCCCTGTTGGACCTGTGCTTCACGCTGCTCGATCACGCGAAGATCCTGCCGTACTACTTCTACATGTGCGACATGATCCCCAACAGCGAGCACTGGCGGCTGTCGGTGGCGCAGGCGCAGAAGCTCCAGCACGACATCATGGGCTACATGCCGGGCTTCGCCACGCCGCGCATCGTCTGTGACGTGCCGTTCGTGGGCAAGCGCTGGATCCACCAGGTGGCCGAGTACGACCGCGAGCGCGGCATCTCCTACTGGACCAAGAACTACCGCACGAGCGTCGAAGCGAATGACGCAGAGGCGCTTGAGCGCAAGTACGAGTACTACGATCCCATCGACACGCTGCCGGAGTCCGGTCAGGCGTGGTGGCGGGAGCAGCCGAAGGCCGCGTGA
- the yajC gene encoding preprotein translocase subunit YajC produces the protein MADSFLILAQAGAGSPLGTFGFLAVLVAIMYFVMIRPQQKQLKEHRALLAGLKKGDDVVTSGGILGRIHQVDDSTVTVEIASGVRVRVLKTAVSAKGTVPVAAAPTAPPVEKKEEK, from the coding sequence GTGGCTGACAGTTTCCTGATTCTCGCGCAGGCCGGGGCGGGTTCCCCCCTGGGGACCTTCGGCTTCCTCGCCGTGCTGGTGGCCATCATGTACTTCGTGATGATCCGTCCCCAGCAGAAGCAGCTCAAGGAGCACCGGGCCCTGCTGGCGGGGCTGAAGAAGGGGGATGACGTCGTGACGTCTGGCGGCATCCTCGGGCGCATCCACCAGGTGGATGACAGCACGGTGACGGTGGAGATCGCCAGCGGCGTGCGCGTGCGCGTGCTGAAGACGGCGGTCAGCGCGAAGGGGACCGTTCCGGTGGCTGCGGCCCCGACGGCGCCCCCCGTCGAGAAGAAGGAGGAGAAGTAA
- a CDS encoding KamA family radical SAM protein has protein sequence MDSSVGAAPPVFARPSVSAEGRARLFPSATDAEWGDWRWQQRHAVRNLEQLERYVRLTPDERAGVQETSSLFRVGISPYYLSLIDPDHASCPVRMQSIPVRAEARVRPGELEDPLGEDKTRPEECIVHKYPDRVLFLAIDTCSVYCRHCTRRRITKGGEAELTKDQMRRGIDYVRNHPEVRDVLISGGDPFLLGEERLESLLGPLSEIPHVEMIRIGTRVPVVLPMRVTDSLARLLRRHAPVYVITHFNHPKEVTPEAREACERLVDHGVPVENQAVLMRQLNSDARIIKELSHKLLRSRVRPYYLHQMDVAEGCEHLRTPIAKGLEILQQLRGHTTGLAVPHLAVDLPGGGGKVTLQPDYVIERGQRETLFRNYKGETYAYPEPEETDCSCPYDEVWQARSRELASQGR, from the coding sequence ATGGATTCCTCCGTCGGCGCGGCGCCGCCCGTGTTCGCGCGCCCTTCGGTCAGTGCCGAAGGGCGCGCCCGGTTGTTCCCCTCCGCGACGGATGCGGAGTGGGGTGATTGGCGCTGGCAGCAGCGGCATGCGGTGCGCAACCTGGAGCAACTCGAGCGCTACGTGCGCTTGACCCCCGACGAGCGCGCCGGCGTGCAGGAGACGTCCTCGCTGTTCCGCGTGGGGATCAGCCCCTATTACCTGTCGCTCATCGATCCGGATCATGCGTCGTGTCCGGTGCGCATGCAGTCCATCCCCGTGCGGGCCGAGGCCCGCGTGCGGCCCGGTGAGCTGGAGGATCCGCTTGGCGAGGACAAGACCCGCCCGGAGGAGTGCATCGTCCACAAGTATCCGGACCGGGTGCTGTTCCTGGCCATCGATACGTGTTCGGTCTACTGCCGCCACTGCACCCGGCGCCGCATCACCAAGGGCGGCGAGGCGGAGCTGACCAAGGACCAGATGCGCCGGGGCATCGATTACGTGCGCAACCACCCCGAGGTGCGCGACGTGCTCATCTCCGGAGGGGATCCGTTCCTGCTGGGGGAAGAGCGGCTGGAGTCGTTGCTCGGGCCGTTGAGCGAGATTCCGCATGTGGAGATGATCCGCATCGGGACGCGGGTGCCAGTGGTGCTGCCCATGCGGGTGACGGATTCGCTCGCGCGCCTGCTTCGCCGCCATGCGCCCGTCTATGTCATCACCCACTTCAACCACCCCAAGGAAGTGACTCCCGAGGCCCGGGAGGCGTGCGAGCGGCTGGTGGACCATGGCGTGCCCGTGGAGAACCAGGCCGTGTTGATGCGGCAGCTCAATTCGGATGCGCGGATCATCAAGGAGCTGTCCCACAAGCTCCTGCGCAGCCGCGTGCGGCCCTACTACCTGCACCAGATGGACGTCGCCGAAGGGTGCGAGCACCTGCGCACGCCCATCGCCAAGGGGTTGGAGATCCTCCAGCAGCTTCGCGGGCACACCACCGGGCTGGCCGTGCCGCACCTGGCGGTGGACCTTCCGGGCGGGGGCGGGAAGGTCACCCTTCAGCCCGACTACGTCATCGAGCGCGGCCAGCGGGAGACCCTGTTCCGCAACTACAAGGGCGAGACGTACGCCTACCCCGAACCGGAGGAGACCGACTGCTCCTGTCCGTACGACGAGGTGTGGCAGGCCCGTTCGCGGGAGCTGGCTTCGCAGGGCCGCTGA
- the tgt gene encoding tRNA guanosine(34) transglycosylase Tgt — protein sequence MVRFELLHEDTGTKARRGRLHTPHGPIETPIFMPVGTVGSVKGVGPDDLVNLDAQIILGNTYHLMLRPGEPLIQEMGGLHRFISWDRPMLTDSGGFQVFSLSEKRKITEEGAAFQSHLDGSRHSLSPERSIAIQETLGADVIMAFDECPPSTEDRPYLEKSLARTTRWLHRCVKAWSRERSSLFGIVQGGLHEDLRKRHAEEICAVDLPGYALGGYSVGEAPEAMHAGVAYSAPLLPRDRPRYLMGVGTPLDLVTCVEQGVDMFDCVLPTRCARNGLLFTSEGKLVIRNAAYAKDPRPVDPACSCYTCRTFSRAYLRHLFAAGEILAMRLNTLHNLHYFLTLMADVRRAITEDRFASFAKDFRARAHAQEAERTRGR from the coding sequence CTGGTGCGCTTCGAGCTGTTGCACGAGGACACCGGCACCAAGGCGCGCCGCGGCCGGCTGCACACGCCCCACGGCCCCATTGAAACGCCCATCTTCATGCCCGTGGGCACCGTGGGCAGCGTCAAGGGCGTGGGCCCCGACGATCTGGTCAACCTGGATGCGCAGATCATCCTGGGCAACACCTACCACCTGATGCTGCGCCCCGGAGAGCCGCTCATCCAGGAGATGGGCGGCCTGCACCGCTTCATCTCGTGGGACCGGCCCATGCTCACCGACAGCGGCGGCTTCCAGGTGTTCAGCCTGTCGGAGAAGCGGAAGATCACCGAGGAGGGCGCCGCGTTCCAGTCGCACCTGGATGGCTCGCGCCACTCGCTGTCGCCGGAGCGCTCCATCGCCATCCAGGAGACGCTGGGCGCGGACGTCATCATGGCGTTCGACGAGTGCCCCCCGTCCACCGAGGACCGGCCCTACCTGGAGAAGTCCCTGGCCCGCACCACGCGCTGGCTGCACCGGTGCGTGAAGGCATGGAGCCGCGAGCGCTCGTCGCTCTTCGGCATCGTGCAGGGGGGCCTGCACGAGGACCTGCGCAAGCGCCACGCGGAGGAGATCTGCGCGGTGGACCTGCCCGGGTACGCGCTGGGCGGCTACTCCGTGGGGGAAGCCCCGGAGGCGATGCACGCGGGCGTGGCCTACTCCGCGCCGCTGCTGCCCCGCGACCGTCCGCGCTACCTGATGGGCGTGGGGACGCCGCTGGACTTGGTGACGTGCGTGGAGCAGGGCGTGGACATGTTCGACTGCGTGCTGCCTACACGGTGCGCCAGGAACGGCCTGCTCTTCACCTCCGAGGGCAAGCTGGTCATCCGCAACGCGGCCTACGCCAAGGACCCCCGGCCGGTGGACCCGGCGTGCTCCTGCTACACCTGCCGGACCTTCAGCCGGGCCTACCTGCGGCACCTGTTCGCGGCGGGGGAGATCCTCGCGATGCGCCTCAACACGCTGCACAACCTGCACTACTTCCTCACCCTGATGGCGGATGTGCGCCGCGCCATCACCGAGGACCGGTTCGCTTCGTTCGCGAAGGACTTCCGGGCCCGTGCCCACGCGCAGGAGGCCGAGCGGACCCGTGGTCGGTGA
- the secD gene encoding protein translocase subunit SecD has protein sequence MDRGWYWKFGMIVAVTLGTLWFLVPTYYSLVVLDRAERNNIAVLEQRLPAWAPPAKYRLNLGLDLQGGIHMVMRVDTKTALQKRTERRGQQIATYVNDKKLGEVTADTDPERLELTLTAKDPATMDAIQKEVLATFTDFTQESRNGGTLVLKPDEGQVNRFRDEAVDQAMLVIRRRIDKWGVAEVDVRKLGTDSIQISLPGRSNPEQAKELVGTTAQLEFRMVDDTNPQVFAQMITQSPPPEESKITLVDDGGFPQLSSPNREALLAYAKDKAPEGRDVLTECVANPVKKNDCIAYRSFLVDKNVPLTGESLSGADASVSQMNEPEVNISFDPAGAREFEKLTEAGVGRRMAIVLDDNVHTAPNINEKIGGGRARITMGRAGSRSFEEWLGEAQTLALVLKAGALPAPVTVGEIRQVGATLGDELIKKGSLAAVVGLALVIVFMAIYYRKAGLIADVALLLNGLLILAGLAFFNATLTLPGIAGFVLTLGIAVDANVLINERIREELANGKSARAAVDQGYDRAFWTIFDAHVTTLIAGFILFFTGTGPVRGFATTLIVGLVASLFTSIVVTRVITTYFVHGRNAQSVSV, from the coding sequence ATGGACCGCGGCTGGTATTGGAAGTTCGGAATGATTGTCGCGGTGACGCTGGGAACCCTCTGGTTCCTCGTCCCCACGTACTACTCGCTGGTGGTGTTGGATCGCGCCGAGCGCAACAACATCGCCGTGCTGGAGCAGCGGCTGCCCGCGTGGGCGCCCCCCGCGAAGTACCGCCTCAACCTGGGGCTGGACCTGCAGGGTGGCATCCACATGGTCATGCGCGTGGACACCAAGACGGCCCTGCAGAAGCGCACCGAGCGCCGCGGGCAGCAGATCGCCACGTACGTCAACGACAAGAAGCTGGGCGAGGTGACGGCGGACACGGATCCGGAGCGGCTGGAACTCACGCTGACGGCCAAGGATCCGGCGACGATGGACGCCATCCAGAAGGAGGTGCTGGCCACCTTCACGGACTTCACCCAGGAGTCGCGCAACGGCGGCACGCTGGTGCTCAAGCCGGACGAGGGCCAGGTGAACCGCTTCCGCGACGAGGCCGTGGACCAGGCGATGCTCGTCATCCGCCGCCGCATCGACAAGTGGGGCGTGGCGGAAGTGGACGTGCGCAAGCTGGGCACCGACTCCATCCAGATCTCCCTGCCGGGCCGCAGCAACCCGGAGCAGGCCAAGGAACTGGTGGGCACCACCGCGCAGCTGGAGTTCCGGATGGTGGACGACACCAACCCCCAGGTGTTCGCGCAGATGATCACCCAGAGCCCGCCCCCGGAGGAGAGCAAGATCACGCTCGTGGACGACGGGGGCTTCCCGCAGCTGTCCTCGCCCAACCGCGAGGCGCTGCTGGCGTACGCCAAGGACAAGGCGCCGGAGGGCCGCGACGTGCTCACCGAGTGCGTGGCGAACCCGGTGAAGAAGAACGACTGCATCGCGTACCGCAGCTTCCTGGTGGACAAGAACGTGCCGCTGACGGGTGAGAGCCTGTCGGGCGCGGACGCGTCCGTCAGCCAGATGAACGAGCCGGAGGTGAACATCTCCTTCGACCCGGCGGGCGCTCGCGAGTTCGAGAAGCTCACCGAGGCGGGCGTGGGCCGGCGCATGGCCATCGTGCTGGATGACAACGTGCACACCGCGCCGAACATCAACGAGAAGATTGGCGGCGGTCGCGCGCGCATCACCATGGGCCGCGCGGGCTCTCGCAGCTTCGAGGAGTGGCTGGGCGAGGCGCAGACGCTGGCGCTGGTGCTCAAGGCGGGCGCGCTGCCCGCGCCGGTGACGGTGGGCGAAATCCGTCAGGTGGGCGCGACGCTGGGCGACGAGCTCATCAAGAAGGGCAGCCTGGCCGCGGTGGTGGGCCTGGCGCTCGTCATCGTCTTCATGGCCATCTACTACCGCAAGGCCGGCCTCATCGCGGACGTGGCGCTGCTGCTCAACGGCCTGCTCATCCTGGCGGGCCTGGCCTTCTTCAACGCCACGCTGACGTTGCCGGGCATCGCGGGGTTCGTGCTGACGCTGGGCATCGCGGTGGATGCGAACGTGCTCATCAACGAGCGCATCCGCGAGGAGCTGGCCAACGGGAAGAGCGCGCGCGCGGCGGTGGACCAGGGCTACGACCGCGCCTTCTGGACCATCTTCGACGCGCACGTGACGACGCTCATCGCCGGCTTCATCCTGTTCTTCACCGGAACGGGTCCCGTCCGCGGCTTCGCCACCACGCTCATCGTGGGTCTGGTGGCGTCGCTGTTCACGTCCATCGTCGTGACGCGCGTCATCACGACCTACTTCGTCCACGGCCGCAATGCGCAGTCGGTGTCGGTCTAA
- a CDS encoding serine/threonine-protein kinase, whose protein sequence is MKKPTFFGKYLLLERINVGGMAEVFIAKAFGVEGFERILAIKKILPTMAEDDEFITMFIDEARISVQLNHANIVHIHELGKHEDTYFIAMEYVAGRDVRTLLERYRRRKEIMPTAQAVFIVSKMCEGLDYAHRKKDARGQDLGIIHRDVSPQNILVSYEGETKIIDFGIAKAANRSQKTQAGILKGKFGYMSPEQVRGMPIDRRSDIFAVGVLLYEMLTGEKLFVGESDFSTLEKVRNADIPLPREFNPNISAGLEKVVLKALAREPEDRYQWASDLQEDLMRFLLAGDAIYSSKHLSSFMKEAFAEDMLREAEKMERYASVERPDQIEHSGVTVPPPAAPRPTSQKRPPAASSAGSPAGRASTAPAQPTPGYIPPPTAEELAEMDGAADKTQIVDSTHTFRAPETRIADSSVVVDDSITGRSENPIDRAGHHTSASPFGRDEGPRGKNKSGPKSQVIIGDEGGEAYGGATMIGPAPTAPPARARGGSAAPVLDPEEEETTGNITVPVGSRHKGLRPQAEADDAYDDPADEFEHQDQDAYDNEAQDSDDPRYDDEPDGPATIPQKGSKPPKVAPPAKAVAKPKPKPQATGEKKPIPKPAIIGAAALVAVLLVGGLVMAVGGSSTGYVNFVVRPTNATVLVDGQPVKANEVVELSEGLHQVSASAPNFNPTEQQVQVVAGQEAKVVPLLLTPKVATPPPAPPVAPPPVAENNPPPTTPDAPPDKPVAPAAPKTFTAVFEGQDGAEITVDGKALGKVPGVRLSDLEVGKTYTFTAKREGFKPFTGDFKSSGDAEVKVAVKLEAVPQPPPDTTPAPPKQPKQPKPTPVVTAPPPKPPKPAPSNAVGKFACSTSPAGAQIWVDGKNTGRVSPVPLGNPLSLPVGKRKVVFKLNGKSTKPQVVVIEEGNVAKLINVPVS, encoded by the coding sequence ATGAAGAAGCCGACCTTCTTTGGGAAGTACCTGCTCCTTGAGCGCATCAACGTCGGCGGCATGGCCGAGGTCTTCATTGCGAAGGCCTTCGGCGTCGAGGGCTTCGAGCGCATCCTGGCCATCAAGAAGATCCTCCCGACGATGGCCGAGGATGACGAGTTCATCACGATGTTCATCGACGAGGCGCGGATCAGCGTTCAGCTGAACCACGCCAATATCGTGCACATCCACGAGCTCGGAAAGCACGAGGACACCTACTTCATCGCGATGGAGTACGTGGCCGGCCGCGATGTGCGCACGCTCTTGGAGCGCTATCGCCGCCGCAAGGAGATCATGCCCACCGCCCAGGCGGTGTTCATCGTCTCCAAGATGTGTGAGGGCCTGGACTACGCCCACCGCAAGAAGGACGCGCGTGGCCAGGACCTGGGCATCATCCACCGTGACGTCTCTCCCCAGAACATCCTCGTGTCCTACGAGGGCGAGACGAAGATCATCGACTTTGGCATCGCCAAGGCCGCCAACCGGTCGCAGAAGACGCAGGCCGGCATCCTCAAGGGGAAGTTCGGTTACATGAGCCCGGAGCAGGTCCGGGGCATGCCCATCGACCGCCGCAGCGACATCTTTGCCGTCGGCGTGCTGCTGTACGAAATGCTCACCGGCGAGAAGCTCTTCGTCGGCGAGTCGGACTTCTCCACCCTGGAGAAGGTGCGCAACGCGGACATCCCGCTGCCTCGCGAGTTCAATCCGAACATCTCCGCGGGGTTGGAGAAGGTCGTCCTCAAGGCGCTCGCGCGCGAGCCCGAGGACCGCTACCAGTGGGCGTCGGACCTGCAGGAAGACCTGATGCGCTTCCTCCTCGCGGGGGACGCCATCTATTCATCGAAGCACCTGTCCAGCTTCATGAAGGAGGCCTTCGCCGAGGACATGCTCCGCGAGGCGGAGAAGATGGAGCGCTATGCCTCCGTCGAGCGCCCGGACCAGATCGAACACTCCGGGGTGACGGTCCCGCCTCCAGCGGCGCCCCGGCCGACTTCGCAGAAGCGGCCCCCCGCGGCTTCGTCCGCCGGGTCCCCTGCGGGACGCGCCTCGACGGCACCCGCGCAGCCCACGCCTGGCTACATTCCCCCGCCTACCGCCGAGGAGCTGGCGGAGATGGATGGCGCGGCGGACAAGACGCAGATCGTGGACTCGACGCACACGTTCCGCGCGCCCGAAACCCGGATCGCCGACAGCAGCGTCGTGGTGGATGACAGCATCACGGGCCGCTCGGAAAACCCCATCGACCGGGCAGGACACCACACCAGCGCTTCACCTTTCGGGCGTGATGAGGGGCCCCGGGGCAAGAACAAGAGCGGCCCCAAGTCCCAGGTCATCATCGGGGATGAGGGCGGCGAGGCCTACGGCGGCGCCACGATGATTGGACCGGCTCCGACCGCGCCGCCCGCTCGTGCTCGCGGTGGATCCGCCGCGCCGGTGTTGGATCCTGAGGAAGAGGAGACCACGGGCAACATCACCGTCCCGGTGGGCTCCCGCCACAAAGGGTTGCGCCCGCAGGCCGAGGCGGACGACGCCTACGATGACCCGGCGGATGAGTTCGAGCATCAGGACCAGGACGCCTACGACAACGAGGCGCAGGACTCCGACGACCCACGCTACGACGATGAGCCCGACGGTCCGGCCACCATCCCGCAGAAGGGGTCGAAGCCGCCCAAGGTGGCTCCGCCCGCCAAGGCCGTGGCCAAGCCCAAACCCAAGCCCCAGGCGACGGGAGAGAAGAAGCCGATCCCCAAGCCCGCCATCATTGGTGCGGCCGCGCTGGTGGCCGTGCTGCTCGTCGGTGGCCTGGTGATGGCGGTTGGTGGCTCTTCCACGGGGTACGTCAACTTCGTCGTGAGGCCCACGAACGCCACGGTCCTGGTGGACGGGCAACCCGTGAAGGCAAACGAGGTGGTGGAACTCTCCGAGGGCCTGCATCAGGTCAGCGCCTCCGCCCCGAACTTCAATCCCACGGAGCAGCAGGTCCAGGTCGTCGCAGGACAGGAGGCGAAAGTCGTCCCCCTGCTGCTGACGCCCAAGGTCGCGACCCCACCTCCCGCGCCGCCCGTGGCGCCGCCGCCCGTGGCCGAGAACAATCCTCCGCCGACCACGCCCGACGCTCCCCCGGACAAGCCCGTCGCCCCGGCAGCCCCGAAGACCTTCACCGCCGTGTTTGAAGGCCAGGACGGAGCGGAGATCACCGTGGACGGCAAGGCCCTGGGGAAGGTTCCCGGGGTTCGGCTCTCCGACCTGGAGGTCGGCAAGACGTACACCTTCACGGCGAAGCGGGAGGGCTTCAAGCCCTTCACGGGTGACTTCAAGTCTTCTGGTGACGCCGAGGTGAAGGTCGCCGTCAAGCTGGAGGCCGTGCCGCAGCCGCCTCCTGATACGACACCCGCCCCGCCGAAGCAGCCGAAGCAGCCGAAGCCTACGCCCGTCGTCACCGCACCGCCGCCGAAGCCTCCCAAGCCGGCGCCGAGCAACGCGGTGGGGAAGTTCGCCTGCAGCACCTCCCCGGCCGGCGCTCAAATCTGGGTGGACGGGAAGAACACGGGGCGGGTCAGTCCCGTCCCGTTGGGCAACCCGCTCAGCCTGCCCGTGGGCAAGCGCAAGGTCGTCTTCAAGCTCAACGGCAAGTCGACCAAGCCCCAGGTCGTCGTCATCGAAGAGGGGAACGTTGCGAAGCTGATCAACGTCCCCGTGAGCTGA
- the queA gene encoding tRNA preQ1(34) S-adenosylmethionine ribosyltransferase-isomerase QueA, translating to MSSLLSDYDFELPEAQIAQAPLPHRDASRLMVVSRATGAWSHQHFTDLVDLLRDGDLLVLNDARVIPARLLGQKSGTGGRVELLVVRPAATSTLTSAALGGAPEALEWVCLGQASKGLKPGQGLTFAGGLSAEVLEALGGGEYRVRFLAAPGASLASLLDAAGRLPLPPYITREPAAADAERYQTVYARASGAVAAPTAGLHFTAAVFARLAARGISRVEVTLDVGPGTFLPVREEVLDKHHMHPERFTVPEATAAAVNAAKAEGRRVVAVGTTVVRTLESATDPQTGRLRSGPGETAMFIRPGYVFRQVDVLLTNFHLPRSTLVMLVSALLGRERTLAAYQEAVRAGYRFFSYGDAMLVKE from the coding sequence GTGTCGTCCCTCCTCTCCGACTACGATTTCGAGCTCCCCGAGGCGCAGATCGCCCAGGCGCCGCTGCCCCACCGGGACGCGTCGCGCCTGATGGTCGTCAGCCGCGCCACCGGCGCGTGGAGCCATCAGCACTTCACCGACCTCGTGGACCTGCTGCGCGACGGCGACCTGCTCGTCCTCAACGACGCGCGCGTCATCCCCGCCCGCCTGCTGGGCCAGAAGTCCGGCACCGGAGGCCGCGTCGAGCTGCTGGTCGTCCGTCCCGCCGCGACCTCCACGCTGACCTCCGCCGCGCTGGGCGGCGCGCCCGAGGCGCTGGAGTGGGTCTGCCTGGGCCAGGCCTCCAAGGGCCTCAAGCCCGGTCAGGGACTCACCTTCGCCGGAGGCCTGTCCGCCGAGGTCCTGGAGGCGCTGGGGGGAGGGGAGTACCGGGTGCGCTTCCTGGCGGCCCCGGGCGCCTCGCTGGCCTCGCTGCTGGACGCGGCCGGCCGGCTGCCCCTGCCGCCCTACATCACCCGTGAGCCCGCCGCCGCGGACGCCGAGCGCTACCAGACCGTGTACGCGCGCGCGTCCGGTGCCGTGGCCGCGCCCACCGCGGGGCTGCACTTCACCGCCGCCGTGTTCGCGCGCCTCGCGGCCCGGGGCATCTCGCGCGTGGAGGTGACGCTCGACGTGGGGCCCGGCACCTTCCTCCCCGTGCGCGAGGAGGTGCTGGACAAGCACCACATGCACCCGGAGCGCTTCACCGTGCCGGAGGCCACCGCCGCCGCCGTGAACGCCGCGAAGGCGGAGGGGCGCCGCGTGGTCGCGGTGGGCACCACCGTGGTGCGCACGCTGGAGTCCGCCACCGACCCCCAGACGGGCCGGCTGCGCTCCGGGCCCGGCGAGACGGCGATGTTCATCCGCCCCGGCTATGTCTTCCGTCAGGTGGACGTGCTCCTCACGAACTTCCACCTCCCGCGCTCCACGCTGGTGATGCTGGTGAGCGCGCTCCTGGGCCGTGAGCGCACGCTCGCCGCGTACCAGGAGGCCGTGCGCGCGGGCTACCGATTCTTCAGTTACGGCGATGCCATGTTGGTGAAGGAGTGA